The DNA region CGGCGACACCCACGAGTACGACCAGCCGTTCGGCTTCGACGTCGTCGAGGACCCGTACGACCACCTGGTCGGCGTGGCCGAGGAGTTGCTCGGCCGCCCGCTGCCCCGGGTCCGCCGCCGCTGGGCCGGGGTGTACGCGCAGTGCGTCGACACCACCCGGGTCGTCCACCGCGAGCGCGTCCGCGACGGCGTCTGGCTGGTCACCGGCCCGGGCGGCCGGGGCATGACCTGCTCGCCCGCCATCGCCGAGACCACCGCCGAACTCGCCAACCTGTAAGAGGAACTCACAATGTCGAACGACATCCGCCTGGTCGTCCTGGACATGGCCGGCACCACCGTGGCCGACGACGGACTGGTCGAGCAGGCCTTCCAGGCCGCGGCCGGCACGCTCGGCGTCGAGGCCGGCAGCCCCGAGCACGTCCGCATGCTGGAGCACGTCCGCGCCACCATGGGCGAGTCCAAGATCTCCGTCTTCCGCCACCTGTTCGGCGAGGAGGAGAAGGCCCAGCGGGCCAACACCGCCTTCGAGGCGGCGTACCACGACCTGGTCGACGCGGGCCACTGCGCGGCGCTGCCCGGCGCGGCCGAGGCCATCGCCGAACTCCGCGGCCAGGGCCGGACGGTGGTCCTCACCACCGGCTTCTCCCGGTCCACCCAGGACCGCATCCTCGACGCGCTCGGCTGGCAGTCCGTCGCCGACCTCACGCTCTGCCCCGCCGAGGCGGGCCGCGGCCGCCCGTACCCGGACCTCGCCCTCACCGCGCTGCTGCGCACCGGGACCGAGTCCGTCCGGCAGATCGCGGTGGCCGGCGACACCGGGTACGACATGCTGACCGGCACGCGCGCCGGGGCGTCCGTGGTGGCCGGGGTGCTCACCGGCGCCCACGGCGAGGAGCGCCTGCGGGCGGACGGGGCCACCCACGTGCTGGCGTCGATCGCCGAACTGCCCGCGCTGCTGGGCCCGGTGGGCTGAGCGGTCGCCGGGCGGGCGCGGCGGAGGGCGCGTCCGCCCGCCCGGTCCGGCCGCGGGGCCACGCCCGCGGTCGGCCGCGCGGGCTGCGGGGCCGGCCGCGGACCGACGGGCGACCCGCCGGGGACGGGGCGAGGTCCGGGGGCCCGGACGGACGACCGGGTGACCGGATCGAAGCGGCGGCGGGGAGGGGGCCACGGGGTGGACGCGGTCCGGAGCCGCGGCCCCGAGTCGCGGACGGGAGACCGGCGTTGCGCGCGGCGCCCGATGCGGAGCGGCTCGTAGGATCCGTGGCATGAGCCTTCGCCTCTACCAGATCGCCGTCGACGCACGGGACCCCGCAGCCCTGGCCCGTTTCTGGGCCGAGGTGCTCGACTGGCGCATCCTGCTGGAAGACCCGGACGAGGTGGTGGTCGGGGCGGACGAGTCG from Kitasatospora sp. NBC_00458 includes:
- a CDS encoding phosphonatase-like hydrolase, with the protein product MSNDIRLVVLDMAGTTVADDGLVEQAFQAAAGTLGVEAGSPEHVRMLEHVRATMGESKISVFRHLFGEEEKAQRANTAFEAAYHDLVDAGHCAALPGAAEAIAELRGQGRTVVLTTGFSRSTQDRILDALGWQSVADLTLCPAEAGRGRPYPDLALTALLRTGTESVRQIAVAGDTGYDMLTGTRAGASVVAGVLTGAHGEERLRADGATHVLASIAELPALLGPVG